The DNA window TTCAATATATATGTGGAGGGAACTACTTTTATATTTCTGTGGTCAAGAACTTTCAATGCATGACTACACAGGAATCCAACACATTCAAACTTTCTACAATTGCATATCACCGTATCATCCTCAGAGTTAAACGTAACGTTGTATTCTCGACTTTGCCCGAATTTCTTAGTTTTGTACTCAAATGATGGTCCATTCTCACTCCACTGGTTAACAACAACATTTAAACACTTCTCATATCCTTGCTGAAAAACTTCAAATGCCCTTGGGGTGTAAACATCACTTGCATGCTTCAGGATAACCACATTCCCCATAAGTTTTGGCATACATCTATCCATTTCATCACTAGCTTCTGTTTCTTTGTACCGTTGCTCATCTACCACCCTCTCGAAGTGCTTAAAAAATTGAAGCACATCAAGACTAGAATTTAGGTAGTCTctcaaattattaaataaactttCACCAAGATGTGAGCCCTTTGTGTCaataaaaaatgaatttttgCAATATACCACAGCCCATTTTTCTTGTTCTCTAAACATCCACTTTAGCCACTCATTTTGTTGAAGACTATACTTTTCCAACATGGTCTCCCACGTATGAACGAAGTCCTCTTCATCCTTCGAATCATAAATACAGCTCTTTAAATCATTAGCAAATGATTGAGCATCTTTTACAGCACGACTCAGGTTTTTGACAGCATTCTCATACATTTGCCACACACAAACACAATGGTTCGTTTCTGGCAAGACTGACTGGATTGCCTCGATAATTGCCGCATCCTGATCAGTGTGTATGGTCTTTGGAGTCTTTCCAGACATAATCTCTAGAAAAGTTCGAAGAAACCATTTATAAGATTCCACAGTGTCATCATATAAAAGCGCAGCAGCAAAGATTACCACTTGTTTGTGATGATTCACTCCTATAAACTGTACAAATGGAAAATGGTCTGCCTTTGTTCTGCAAACTGTGTCGAAACAAACAACATCACCAAAGTGGTCATAATCTGATACCATATTATCATCAGCCCAGAAAATATTACTCAATTTATCATCAATATCAAGCTGTAATGCATACAAGAATGATGGATTTTCAAAATGTTGCCTTTGAAAATAATGCATCAAGCGTGCTGCATCTCCCTCTTTCATATCTCGTGTTCTTTCCGTTCTGAGATAATTatcaaaattgaaagaaaaatcatCTAGAGAATCTCGGACTCTAAACTGCCTACTCATAGAAACAGATGCTTCTTTTGACTGTGGTCTAAAATCTTCTATCAAATCAGCTGCAGTATATTGATCTACACTTAATTCTCTTTGCAGTGGAAATGTTTGGACATTACACGGACTGACATTATCATGATTGTGTTGAGCTTCGAAATGTGTGACACGGTATTTACCATCAGGTTGACGAGTAATAATCATATGTGCCAAGCAACCAGTTCTTGTTTCCTTCCGATGTTTCCTCACATTTACATCTCTTCTGTCTTTCCGACGATAACCCTCCTTAGAACAGGTGAACTTCCTAGATACCACCTGACCATGTACCTTACTCCTATTTACCCAGTCTTTTCTAACACTAAACCCAACCAACCTAGCATATTTGTTGTAGAATTTGTAGGCATGTTCATCAGAATCGAACTCTGTGCCAATTTGTAATATTGAATCTACACCAACTTCATCTTTTGAGGAAAAAGTGGAGTGAGTACTGCAACTAGCATGTGCCACTTTTTGACTGCGATTGTCCTGCTCCACATTCAAGTCCAAATCATTTGATGTTTTAAGTTGGACATCCATGTTTTCTTGATGAAGAGTACCAAAATCGTCATTATCACTGTCCATTGACCTTCAGTTTAAACAACTTACATTGTCATAGCAGTACAGTTTTAAAAGAGAGAAAGTATGCAAAACATTGGGTCTATAAGGACAAATGCATAAGAGTTTATAGTTTGTAAAGTAAAAGAGTATAGCAATCACAATACAATAGTACTACAATTCTTGTATGTCTGTAAAGTCTATTTGCATATAACCATTAGCAGGAAAAGGAGATCAAAGTGAAAACAATATGGAAAAAAAGGTTATTTCTCTGTTAGTACTTAATAGTATATGCAGCAAAAACATTATAACTGTCAAAGATCACTCATTTTACAAGGAGAGATAAATAATTCATGCCTTACAAGCCAAGAAATGAAAGCTTTGtgttttcttatttaatatttcttCTTCCTACTTTAATATGTAATATGAAGAGAAATATAATATTGCCCATAGGATGAGCAAAAAAATTTCCAATGGGACTATCTTTCAGATATTTTCGTTCACCAATTTTACATGATATCCAACCATTTGTATTCCTATAATTTAACATCCAAAATTTGCAAAACTTACATCTCGAACATCAattttggaagaaaaaaaaacgaaTTTTCCTTATTATAACCATACTAATTCCATAAATATTATCTTAGTTCACAAGCTTTAAAGTTTAAACCTCTACTTTCTCAATCATTCCTTAATTGGTGGAAGACATAATTTATTGATTAGAGCTATAACTATAACAGTTCATTGTGAAACAAATTTCAAGAAGGACTGagcaaaaggaaaagaaaattcCTCTAAAGAAAAAAGAAGCTTTGAGATTGGGCTTAGTATTCATACTAAAGCCATAACCAGTTTCGAACCAAAAATTAAGACACAACCTCACAATGTGTTAGGAAATAAACGAAAGGCACATCTCAATAGACTTGTTATGTTTATAGATAAGAAGATGAGGCAGAAAATCCCAAACAAGAATACTGTAGAATTAGGATGGAGTACCTCAAATGTTTGAGCTTGGAACCGAATTAGGTTTTGGGTCGTTTTCGGGTAGCGGAGCTAGTAGCCATGGGAACTAATCGTTCTTTCTTCCGACAACAGAGACAAGGACCCAGAAAGTGAAACACACACTTGATTTAGGTTGGGCTGTTTTGTCCTCTAAAAGGAAAATAGCTGAGATGTAAAATAGCTCAAaactttggaaattattttgttttcaaaaattaaagtaaaatttttgtttttaaaattttacttttaaaaaataaaaaaagtgttctataattatttttgttttttaatttaaaaataaaaaaaaatgtttcagtaaattttattttcatttgttgATTTTAGTTAAATCGGATCTGGAAATGGGTTCGAAGTTGGGATTGGgggcgggtccaagtttgggacTAGATCTCGGTTCGGTTTTCAACGTTTAAGTTGGGGTCAGAGtcctaaatattaattaaaaaaactgtttaaaaaatttttgaaagtttttttttaaaaaaaaaaaaaaattagattcttTATtacgaaattgaaaaataaaaacagttttatataacatgatttgaaaaatatttttactattctaatattaaaaataaaaaattaattaaaaaagtgttaccaaacacaCCCTAAAATGttcacttttaaaaaaaaaattaataaaaaaactaaatataataaattagttaataaaaattataacatatttaCTATATGTTGATTGGATTTTTAGCTAAACGACGCGGAGTCgtaataaatgagatttaaactaaaatcgtaacaataaatgaaattaatgacACCGAAatttacaataaatataaaGAAAGACACTGGAGACAGGCTTTTGAATGCAAAGAATGAAAAAGTTTTTTCTCTAAGTGCTCAAAATTGCAGATttctttcccaggtcatgggtgACCCCTTATATAGAGGAAAGGGTCGGTGCTTCTCGCTTTAGGAGACGCGACCAACGCGGAGCTATCTTAACTGTCTCCTTGATTTTTGGAGGTAGTTGAAGTCTAATTTTTATGATAATATCCTGCTATTTCGTGGGTTGATAACTGTCTTTGAGCTTTTCGTGAGATTTGAACATTTGAAATAGTCACTGACGATGAGGGTCTCCTAAGGGTGTAACATGGTTGTTGACCACCTTCGTGGATAGAAGCCAATACTTTGGGGTGACACCCCCAAGACCCAACTTGGGGAAGGTGACAATTGTCATCTCGAGGTGACCCTCGAGACCCCTTGTACGTTGTTAGTAGTCATACTGTCGTGTGGATGTCCCCATATACCTTTGAGAATGTCATTATGTCTATGGTGGGGGTAATATCATCTACCCCTTAGACTAACTTTGTATGTAGGTGTGTGGTGATTGTTCATCTCACTTATGAAGGTGTTAATCCATCATTTTTCCTTCTTGGAGACACCCACCTTACTCAAGTTAGGGGTAAGGATGACAGTCTAACTTCCATTCTAACGGTCATGACCACCCTTCATGATTAACGGTTACTCCAACAGTCATGACTTTACAAATTCTTCATTAATTTAGCCCTAGTATTTTCGTGCCACGTGTTGTTACTCTTGACACGTCATCATCGTTAAAATTTGGATAAACATTTGCTCTCAAGTTTTTAGCGGTATGACCATACATTAGGAACTTTCATGTGTAATCCGGATCTCGCTTTAGTTGTTGGCGACTTGGCGCTGCAGCACTGAAAATACTACGCATATACTAAAATTACATtccaaaaacccaaaaaatactTTTCTCAACTATTACACTTTTcccaagaaaaataaattacaaggaagaaagaaattatttACAAGGAAATaacttacaaaaaaataattaaattgtcTTTTAGCCCCCAAATGGTAGAGAGAGGTTATAATAGCAATTTTGAGGTAAAtggcgttttttttttttttttttttttggtaaaaaaagCCTTATGTAGATGAAGAGTAAAAACCCTTGAAAATCATaacatttaaaaaattacaaattttttccATTCTTGACTACCATTTCGGGTTGGGCATATCCTTCACCATTGGAGGAGATTTTGAAGCTCTTGATTGATTCTTGGAAGCTTGGTGGATCATCTCTTCATTGTGCGTAAGTCTACAATATTTTTATAGCAATTTTTTGCATGGAAATCATGTTTTTGTGATActtttgaaacttttttttgaCATTTCTTGCTATGGCCGAAAATGGTGTGATTGATTgggattttttgatttttttgatgaaatgtGAGTGTAACGTCCtttccaacagggacgccatgtgtgtgcttttataaattttcttactaatttatataattatatcaaaaagtgtggttaattaaaattttgccatTTAAAACAAACTCATaaaatttcttcttcttttttttttttttttttataaaagataaGTACTAACATCTACGGGGACCCCCTGTTATCAAAACATTTACAATCTGGATTAAGAGTACTTTTACAAAATAAgtttatatttcaaaatacaatcaaaatagaacATCCTGTCCACCCAGCTGATATGTACACTGCTGTTGCGACCTCAGACTCATGACTGCTCAACTTTGGCCTTCCCTTTACCTACACCATATAGCATCTGTGAGTCACAGAGAATTAACAAGAAAAGTGATTAAATCtataaagaatataaaattcatttaatcacatcatacaaAACATGCTTAAACAATTacacaatcttggtacttcataaagtactcttaccactcgttaaccacgagctacgTATGTCACCATCGTTGCCTGGTACAGCAAATGATAAGTAAGAAATCTATctgcggtttcaagagtaattactggTAACGGTTATGACCGTTTTCAACCCTCGGTCATAACCGAGGCTTAGCAAACATATATTCAGGTTCTCGATTATAATCGAGACTATAACAACACAATGGTTAATTGCTTGACCCTAAGTGATGcataatacttttcttacctctaTCCAGAAATCAGGTGTGTGGGCCGACTTGAGTAGAAACAAAGCTGGGTGATCCCGTTCCTATGTCACGATAACCAAAACTCAATGAATGTCTTAAATCAAAACTCTGGACAAAACCCTAAATCTGACATCTAACATAACCTAACTTCCAACAATCCCAAAATAGGCTACACAATACCTAAATAACC is part of the Cannabis sativa cultivar Pink pepper isolate KNU-18-1 chromosome 5, ASM2916894v1, whole genome shotgun sequence genome and encodes:
- the LOC115717393 gene encoding protein FAR1-RELATED SEQUENCE 5-like isoform X2 produces the protein MDSDNDDFGTLHQENMDVQLKTSNDLDLNVEQDNRSQKVAHASCSTHSTFSSKDEVGVDSILQIGTEFDSDEHAYKFYNKYARLVGFSVRKDWVNRSKVHGQVVSRKFTCSKEGYRRKDRRDVNVRKHRKETRTGCLAHMIITRQPDGKYRVTHFEAQHNHDNVSPCNVQTFPLQRELSVDQYTAADLIEDFRPQSKEASVSMSRQFRVRDSLDDFSFNFDNYLRTERTRDMKEGDAARLMHYFQRQHFENPSFLYALQLDIDDKLSNIFWADDNMVSDYDHFGDVVCFDTVCRTKADHFPFVQFIGVNHHKQVVIFAAALLYDDTVESYKWFLRTFLEIMSGKTPKTIHTDQDAAIIEAIQSVLPETNHCVCVWQMYENAVKNLSRAVKDAQSFANDLKSCIYDSKDEEDFVHTWETMLEKYSLQQNEWLKWMFREQEKWAVVYCKNSFFIDTKGSHLGESLFNNLRDYLNSSLDVLQFFKHFERVVDEQRYKETEASDEMDRCMPKLMGNVVILKHASDVYTPRAFEVFQQGYEKCLNVVVNQWSENGPSFEYKTKKFGQSREYNVTFNSEDDTVICNCRKFECVGFLCSHALKVLDHRNIKVVPSTYILKRWTKDARLGSMKECKELPPTHDNPKTIVANRYKDLCHKILTLSARASESEEAYVYAYRHLDEVIEGVEKILRLKPEEAQGVTSSCMGANASENEQSQVFIDGNAIDDKDNNKANHGERAVLDRDQLTILNEKSSATEGISNVEVLPQSTISCISNSLAVYVSPSATTGNHIMQGLYNFEANQVVKSMYEQPNHVIDLQTNSNLYQPPNFYANQQDSPSQSQLLQDPLIHNTYPESVSNTTQLRQVIKRNGS
- the LOC115717393 gene encoding protein FAR1-RELATED SEQUENCE 5-like isoform X1; this translates as MDSDNDDFGTLHQENMDVQLKTSNDLDLNVEQDNRSQKVAHASCSTHSTFSSKDEVGVDSILQIGTEFDSDEHAYKFYNKYARLVGFSVRKDWVNRSKVHGQVVSRKFTCSKEGYRRKDRRDVNVRKHRKETRTGCLAHMIITRQPDGKYRVTHFEAQHNHDNVSPCNVQTFPLQRELSVDQYTAADLIEDFRPQSKEASVSMSRQFRVRDSLDDFSFNFDNYLRTERTRDMKEGDAARLMHYFQRQHFENPSFLYALQLDIDDKLSNIFWADDNMVSDYDHFGDVVCFDTVCRTKADHFPFVQFIGVNHHKQVVIFAAALLYDDTVESYKWFLRTFLEIMSGKTPKTIHTDQDAAIIEAIQSVLPETNHCVCVWQMYENAVKNLSRAVKDAQSFANDLKSCIYDSKDEEDFVHTWETMLEKYSLQQNEWLKWMFREQEKWAVVYCKNSFFIDTKGSHLGESLFNNLRDYLNSSLDVLQFFKHFERVVDEQRYKETEASDEMDRCMPKLMGNVVILKHASDVYTPRAFEVFQQGYEKCLNVVVNQWSENGPSFEYKTKKFGQSREYNVTFNSEDDTVICNCRKFECVGFLCSHALKVLDHRNIKVVPSTYILKRWTKDARLGSMKECKELPPTHDNPKTIVANRYKDLCHKILTLSARASESEEAYVYAYRHLDEVIEGVEKILRLKPEEAQGVTSSCMGANASENEQSQVFIDGNAIDDKDNNKANHGERAVLDRDQLTILNEKSSATEGISNVEVLPQSTISCISNSLAVYVSPSATTGNHIMQGLYNFEANQVVKSMYEQPNHVIDLQTNSNLYQPPNFYANQQDSPSQSQLLQDPLIHNTYPESVSNTTQLRQEMDLDIQHSHSASFLQFDQRYRAPDTPYLGHSHK